The Amycolatopsis sp. DG1A-15b genome window below encodes:
- a CDS encoding type B 50S ribosomal protein L31, whose amino-acid sequence MKPGIHPDYHPVVFKDSSTGDAFLTRSTITSEKTVEWSDGNTYPLVIVDISSWSHPFWTGTQRIMDSAGQVEKFHRRYGKRGTR is encoded by the coding sequence GTGAAACCCGGCATCCACCCCGACTACCACCCGGTGGTGTTCAAGGACTCGTCGACCGGCGACGCCTTCCTGACCCGCTCCACCATCACCTCCGAGAAGACCGTCGAGTGGTCCGACGGAAACACCTACCCGCTCGTCATCGTCGACATCAGCTCGTGGTCGCACCCGTTCTGGACCGGCACCCAGCGGATCATGGACAGCGCCGGCCAGGTCGAGAAGTTCCACCGCCGCTACGGGAAGCGGGGCACCCGCTGA
- the rpmF gene encoding 50S ribosomal protein L32 — MAVPKRKMSRSNTRSRRAQWKAAVPDLVPIKVDGKVQLVPRRLMKHFHS; from the coding sequence ATGGCCGTCCCCAAGCGCAAGATGTCGCGCAGCAACACGCGATCCCGGCGGGCTCAGTGGAAGGCCGCCGTGCCCGACCTGGTGCCGATCAAGGTCGACGGCAAGGTCCAGCTCGTCCCGCGCCGGCTGATGAAGCACTTCCACTCGTGA
- a CDS encoding GTP-binding protein, whose product MSVPVTVLSGFLGAGKTTLLNHILANKAGLRVAVIVNDMSEVNIDAALVRSQERLVELTNGCICCTLREDLLEEVAALCADDRFDHVLIESSGISEPMPVAATFTFLDTVAHLDTMVTVVDAANFARELAAGDSLAERRLDQYEDDERTVSDLLVDQVEFADVLLLNKTDLATDTDRLVATLRRLNPAADVVTGRFGQVPLERVFGTGRYDAVRAQEAPGWVAELNGDHVPETEEYGISSVVFRASRPFDPARLWDFVTRRLDSGEFGTVLRSKGFFALASRPGVSGLWSQAGTVARFEPQGVAAEPRQELVFIGIDLAGDALLAALRDCLGEVATGPDPFPEWEPVQIH is encoded by the coding sequence GTGAGCGTTCCGGTCACGGTCTTGTCCGGCTTCCTCGGCGCGGGCAAGACGACACTGCTCAACCACATCCTCGCCAACAAGGCGGGACTGCGGGTCGCGGTGATCGTCAACGACATGAGCGAGGTCAACATCGACGCCGCGCTGGTCCGGTCGCAGGAGCGCCTCGTGGAACTGACCAACGGGTGCATCTGCTGCACCCTCCGGGAAGACCTCCTGGAGGAGGTCGCGGCGCTGTGCGCGGACGACCGCTTCGACCACGTGCTCATCGAGTCGAGCGGCATCTCCGAACCGATGCCGGTGGCCGCGACGTTCACGTTCCTGGACACGGTCGCCCACCTCGACACGATGGTGACCGTGGTGGACGCGGCGAACTTCGCCCGCGAACTGGCGGCCGGCGACTCCCTGGCGGAGCGCCGGCTGGACCAGTACGAGGACGACGAACGGACGGTCAGCGACCTGCTGGTCGACCAGGTCGAGTTCGCCGACGTCCTGCTGCTGAACAAGACGGACCTGGCCACCGATACCGACCGGCTGGTGGCGACGCTGCGACGGCTCAACCCGGCCGCCGATGTCGTCACGGGCCGCTTCGGGCAGGTGCCGCTGGAGCGGGTCTTCGGAACCGGCCGGTACGACGCCGTCCGGGCGCAGGAGGCACCGGGCTGGGTGGCCGAGCTGAACGGCGACCACGTCCCGGAGACCGAGGAGTACGGCATCTCCAGCGTGGTGTTCCGCGCTTCCCGGCCGTTCGACCCCGCCCGGCTGTGGGATTTCGTCACGCGGCGGCTGGATTCCGGCGAATTCGGAACGGTGCTGCGGTCGAAAGGGTTCTTCGCGCTGGCGTCGCGGCCCGGGGTGAGCGGGCTGTGGTCGCAGGCGGGCACGGTGGCCCGGTTCGAACCCCAGGGCGTGGCGGCCGAACCGCGGCAGGAACTGGTGTTCATCGGCATCGACCTGGCGGGCGACGCCCTCCTGGCCGCGCTCCGGGACTGCCTCGGCGAGGTCGCCACGGGACCGGACCCGTTCCCGGAATGGGAGCCGGTCCAAATCCATTGA
- a CDS encoding MarR family transcriptional regulator yields the protein MTDEELLQASADLRVALGRLIRRLRQGYVAGEPTLPERSVLSRLDREGPATPGCLAGLERVKPQAMGVTLAGLVERGLVERRRDDSDGRKVLMSVTEAGVKLLTDRRSQTTRQMAAALAGEFTEAEQRALLAAIPLIERLAAEL from the coding sequence GTGACCGACGAGGAGCTCCTCCAGGCGAGCGCCGACCTGCGCGTCGCGCTCGGCCGGCTGATCCGGCGGCTGCGCCAGGGCTACGTCGCCGGCGAACCGACCCTGCCTGAACGCTCGGTCCTGTCCCGCCTCGACCGCGAGGGCCCGGCGACCCCGGGCTGTCTCGCCGGCCTCGAACGCGTCAAACCGCAGGCCATGGGCGTCACCCTCGCCGGGCTGGTCGAACGCGGGCTGGTCGAGCGGCGCAGGGACGACTCCGACGGCCGCAAGGTGCTGATGTCGGTCACCGAAGCCGGCGTCAAGCTGCTCACCGACCGGCGCTCGCAGACCACCCGGCAGATGGCGGCCGCGCTGGCCGGGGAGTTCACCGAGGCCGAGCAGCGCGCGCTGCTCGCGGCCATCCCGCTGATCGAGCGGCTGGCGGCCGAGCTGTGA
- a CDS encoding MFS transporter: MSYKWVALSNTTLGVLMSALDGSIVIISLPAIFRGIGLDPLAPGNIGYLLWMILGYLLVQAVLVVTLGRLGDMFGRVKMYNLGFVVFSAASVALSFDPFHAGAGALWLIGWRVVQAVGGSMLTANSAAILTDAFPARQRGMALGVNQITALAGQFLGLVVGGLLAEIDWRAVFWVSVPFGLLGTIWSIRSLREVGTPQRAKVDWGGNVTFAAGTALVLAAITYGIQPHGGAATGWGNPWVLGGIGAGVLLLLLFGVIETHVAAPMFQLSLFKIRAFAAGNIAALLTSVARGGMQFMLIIWLQGIWLPLHGYDYERTPLWAGIHLLPLTVGFLIAGPVSGYLSDRFGARPLATGGLLLVAAAFLGLLALPVDFAYPAFAALLVLSGVGQGMFAAPNTSAIMSSVPTEQRGVASGMRATFQNSGTSLSIGVFFSLMIAGLATSLPQTLTGGLQAHGVPAPVADGVAQLPPVSTLFAAFLGSNPIGHLLGPDVLSGLAPADRTALTGGEFFPRLVSGPFHHGLVVVFTAAAAMAVVAAIASASRGARYVHPLEEAKENHR, from the coding sequence GTGAGCTACAAGTGGGTCGCCCTGTCGAACACCACGCTCGGCGTGCTGATGTCCGCACTCGACGGCTCGATCGTCATCATCTCGCTGCCGGCGATCTTCCGCGGCATCGGGCTCGACCCGCTCGCCCCGGGCAACATCGGCTACCTGCTCTGGATGATCCTCGGCTACCTGCTGGTCCAGGCCGTGCTGGTGGTGACGCTCGGGCGGCTCGGCGACATGTTCGGCCGCGTCAAGATGTACAACCTCGGGTTCGTCGTGTTCAGCGCCGCGTCGGTCGCCCTGTCGTTCGACCCGTTCCACGCCGGGGCCGGGGCGCTCTGGCTGATCGGCTGGCGGGTCGTGCAGGCCGTCGGCGGGTCGATGCTGACGGCGAACTCGGCGGCCATCCTCACCGACGCCTTCCCGGCGCGCCAGCGCGGGATGGCGCTGGGCGTCAACCAGATCACCGCGCTGGCCGGGCAGTTCCTCGGCCTGGTCGTCGGCGGGCTGCTGGCCGAGATCGACTGGCGCGCGGTGTTCTGGGTGAGCGTGCCCTTCGGCCTGCTCGGCACGATCTGGTCGATCCGCAGCCTCCGCGAGGTCGGGACGCCGCAGCGCGCGAAGGTCGACTGGGGTGGCAACGTCACCTTCGCGGCCGGGACCGCGCTGGTCCTCGCCGCGATCACCTACGGCATCCAGCCCCACGGCGGTGCCGCCACCGGCTGGGGCAACCCCTGGGTCCTGGGCGGGATCGGCGCCGGCGTGCTGCTGCTCCTGCTGTTCGGCGTCATCGAGACCCACGTCGCCGCGCCGATGTTCCAGCTGAGCCTGTTCAAGATCCGCGCGTTCGCCGCCGGCAACATCGCCGCGTTGCTGACTTCGGTCGCCCGTGGTGGCATGCAGTTCATGCTCATCATCTGGCTGCAGGGGATCTGGCTGCCCCTGCACGGCTACGACTACGAGCGGACGCCCCTGTGGGCGGGCATCCACCTGCTGCCGCTGACCGTCGGGTTCCTCATCGCCGGGCCGGTGTCCGGCTACCTGTCCGACCGGTTCGGCGCCCGGCCGCTGGCCACCGGCGGCCTGCTCCTGGTCGCCGCGGCGTTCCTCGGCCTCCTGGCGCTGCCGGTGGACTTCGCCTACCCGGCGTTCGCCGCCCTGCTCGTGCTGAGCGGCGTCGGCCAGGGCATGTTCGCCGCGCCCAACACCTCGGCGATCATGAGCAGCGTCCCGACCGAGCAGCGCGGCGTCGCCTCCGGCATGCGGGCGACGTTCCAGAACTCCGGGACGTCGCTGTCGATCGGCGTGTTCTTCTCCCTGATGATCGCCGGGCTGGCCACGTCGCTGCCGCAGACGCTGACGGGCGGCCTGCAGGCGCACGGCGTCCCGGCGCCGGTCGCCGACGGTGTCGCGCAGCTCCCGCCGGTCAGCACGCTGTTCGCCGCGTTCCTCGGCAGCAACCCGATCGGGCACCTGCTCGGCCCGGACGTCCTTTCCGGACTGGCGCCGGCCGACCGGACGGCCCTCACCGGCGGCGAGTTCTTCCCCCGGCTGGTCTCCGGCCCGTTCCACCACGGCCTGGTGGTCGTGTTCACCGCGGCCGCGGCGATGGCCGTCGTCGCCGCGATCGCGTCCGCTTCGCGCGGCGCACGGTACGTCCACCCTCTCGAGGAAGCGAAGGAGAACCACCGATGA